The proteins below are encoded in one region of Campylobacter helveticus:
- a CDS encoding HAD-IIIC family phosphatase, whose translation MKNLIIDLDGTLTIEEENVPYEKKKPNLALIKQLKEYQKMGFKITIFTSRSMRSFKGDVDKIKQHTYPQILQWLNQHKVPFDELVVGKAWCGEEGFYVDDRAIRPSEFINLSYEEIQKLLDKDKLCF comes from the coding sequence GTGAAAAATCTCATCATAGATCTTGATGGCACACTCACCATAGAAGAGGAAAATGTCCCCTATGAAAAGAAGAAGCCAAATTTAGCCCTCATAAAACAATTAAAAGAGTATCAAAAAATGGGCTTTAAAATCACTATTTTCACCAGCCGCTCTATGCGTTCTTTTAAAGGCGATGTTGATAAAATCAAGCAGCACACTTACCCACAAATTTTGCAATGGCTCAATCAACATAAAGTGCCATTTGATGAACTTGTAGTTGGTAAGGCTTGGTGTGGGGAAGAAGGCTTTTATGTCGATGACAGAGCCATTAGACCTAGCGAATTTATCAACCTAAGCTATGAAGAAATTCAAAAGCTTTTAGATAAAGACAAATTATGCTTTTAA
- the hisC gene encoding histidinol-phosphate transaminase, producing the protein MRFNAILNHLNTYEPGKDIEIIAKEYGVKEVIKLASNENPLGTSQKAVEAIINNASKAHLYPDDSMSELRAKLATKFGVRIQNIIIGAGSDQVIELATHAKLNSQNAFLQCGVSFAMYEIYAKQVGAKAYKTKSIMHDLAELKSLYDKHKDTIKILYLCLPNNPLGECLNESDVEEFLGGIDEDCLVVIDAAYNEFASFKDMKKHIDPAKLIKNFTNTLYLGTFSKLYGLGGLRVGYGIADEKVINALYKLRAPFNVSNLALKAAVAALEDKEFAKNSLENNFSQMQRYEEFARLNALDFIPSYTNFITYFFEEKNSSDLSEKLLKKGIIVRNLRSYRLNAMRITIGKPYENTRFFEEFERILRGN; encoded by the coding sequence ATGCGTTTTAATGCAATTTTAAATCATCTTAATACTTACGAGCCGGGTAAAGATATAGAAATTATCGCTAAAGAATATGGTGTTAAAGAAGTGATAAAACTTGCCTCTAATGAAAACCCTCTAGGCACTTCACAAAAAGCCGTAGAGGCTATTATAAATAATGCTTCAAAAGCACATTTATACCCAGATGATAGTATGAGCGAGTTAAGAGCTAAATTAGCGACAAAATTTGGTGTAAGAATCCAAAATATCATCATAGGGGCAGGGAGCGACCAAGTGATAGAACTTGCCACGCACGCTAAGTTAAATTCTCAAAATGCTTTTTTGCAATGCGGCGTAAGCTTTGCGATGTATGAAATTTATGCAAAACAAGTTGGAGCTAAAGCTTATAAAACTAAGAGCATTATGCACGATTTAGCGGAGCTTAAAAGTCTTTATGATAAACACAAAGATACAATAAAAATTCTTTATCTTTGTTTGCCAAATAATCCTTTGGGCGAGTGTTTAAATGAAAGCGATGTGGAAGAGTTTTTAGGTGGGATTGATGAGGATTGTTTGGTTGTTATTGACGCTGCTTATAATGAATTTGCAAGTTTTAAAGATATGAAAAAGCACATCGACCCTGCGAAATTAATTAAAAATTTCACAAACACTCTTTATCTTGGCACTTTTTCAAAGCTTTATGGACTTGGGGGTTTGCGTGTGGGTTATGGTATCGCAGACGAGAAGGTGATAAATGCTTTGTATAAATTAAGAGCGCCTTTTAATGTCAGTAATTTGGCTCTAAAAGCTGCCGTAGCTGCACTTGAAGACAAGGAATTTGCTAAAAATAGCTTGGAAAATAATTTTTCTCAAATGCAAAGATATGAAGAATTTGCTAGATTGAATGCCCTTGATTTTATCCCTTCTTATACAAATTTCATAACTTATTTTTTTGAAGAGAAAAATAGTAGTGATTTGAGTGAAAAATTACTTAAAAAAGGTATAATTGTGAGGAATTTAAGAAGTTATAGATTAAATGCTATGCGTATTACCATAGGTAAGCCTTATGAAAATACACGCTTCTTTGAAGAATTTGAGCGTATTCTAAGGGGTAATTAG
- the fliF gene encoding flagellar basal-body MS-ring/collar protein FliF, translated as MDFKNMFLQIGQLYQNLTRKQRIVIAASIVVVVGFLVFLALFRNGPAGSNGYVPLIENANPSTAGAIVTRLEQNGVPYKLENESTILVPQDQVNRQKMFIASEGLIKDNRVGFEVFDKQIFGATSAEEKVRAQRALQGEIARIIETLEPIRSASVILALPKESVFTEKQIPPTASVTINIKDGFRLTRKQIDGVKNIVAASVPRLTRENVKISDQNGNTLDEQELESSEILAMQIRYKRDSERELEEKIINSLAPFAGGRDKLQVSVNIEYDFSKQESQSEIYDPNTVVRSEQTLNEEKQGRKDPEIQGVPGAVSNIGPVEGLANNGLIDSYKKNQVTTNNEISKTITNTKKSFGVPLRISAAVTIDGKYEESVDENGDIKSEYVPLPQAQLSGVESIVKSTINFNATRGDSVVVQNLPFYRESVKVESKVKTFYGRFIEPFIPPVKYFIAAILLFFFYKKVIAPFTQKMLEDVAAQEEAQQGPNAIIDDAEDALEKFNAARKKVEEQLGFGDNFDEDSIQYDVLLEKLRALVSDKSEEIAALLQNLIQNDSDFSENKDI; from the coding sequence ATGGATTTTAAAAATATGTTTCTCCAAATTGGGCAGTTGTATCAAAATTTAACGCGCAAACAACGCATTGTTATAGCTGCTTCTATTGTTGTTGTTGTGGGATTTTTAGTTTTTTTAGCTCTTTTTCGTAATGGTCCTGCGGGTTCAAACGGCTATGTTCCTTTGATAGAAAATGCTAATCCAAGCACAGCTGGGGCTATCGTTACTAGGCTTGAGCAAAATGGAGTTCCTTATAAATTAGAAAACGAAAGCACCATTTTAGTCCCTCAAGACCAAGTCAATCGTCAAAAAATGTTTATTGCTAGCGAGGGTTTGATAAAGGATAATCGCGTTGGTTTTGAGGTATTTGATAAGCAAATTTTTGGAGCGACAAGTGCTGAAGAAAAGGTAAGAGCGCAAAGGGCTTTACAAGGCGAAATTGCAAGGATTATAGAAACCTTAGAGCCGATTCGCAGTGCTTCTGTTATTTTAGCCTTACCAAAAGAAAGCGTTTTTACTGAAAAACAAATTCCTCCAACAGCTTCAGTTACAATAAATATTAAAGATGGCTTTAGACTTACAAGAAAACAGATTGATGGCGTGAAAAATATTGTCGCGGCTTCTGTGCCAAGACTAACCAGGGAAAATGTAAAAATTAGCGACCAAAACGGAAATACCTTAGATGAGCAAGAGTTAGAATCAAGTGAAATTTTAGCGATGCAAATTCGCTATAAAAGAGATAGCGAAAGAGAACTCGAGGAAAAAATTATCAATTCTCTCGCACCATTTGCTGGTGGTCGCGATAAACTTCAAGTGAGTGTAAATATAGAGTATGACTTTTCTAAACAAGAATCGCAAAGTGAAATTTACGACCCTAACACGGTGGTTAGAAGTGAGCAAACTTTAAACGAAGAAAAGCAGGGTAGAAAAGACCCTGAAATTCAAGGCGTTCCAGGAGCTGTGTCAAATATAGGTCCAGTGGAGGGCTTGGCAAATAATGGCTTGATTGATTCTTACAAGAAAAATCAGGTAACAACAAATAATGAAATTTCTAAAACTATAACTAACACAAAAAAATCTTTTGGTGTGCCGCTACGCATTTCAGCTGCTGTAACCATCGATGGAAAATATGAAGAAAGTGTCGATGAAAATGGTGATATTAAGAGCGAGTATGTGCCTTTGCCACAAGCCCAGCTGAGTGGGGTGGAAAGTATCGTTAAAAGCACGATAAATTTCAATGCTACAAGAGGCGATAGCGTTGTGGTGCAAAATTTACCATTTTATAGAGAATCTGTTAAAGTTGAAAGTAAGGTTAAGACTTTCTACGGGCGTTTCATCGAGCCATTTATACCACCTGTTAAATATTTTATCGCAGCGATTTTGCTGTTCTTTTTTTACAAGAAAGTTATCGCCCCTTTTACGCAGAAAATGCTCGAAGATGTCGCTGCACAAGAAGAAGCACAGCAGGGTCCAAATGCCATTATTGACGATGCAGAAGATGCCTTAGAGAAATTCAATGCGGCAAGGAAGAAGGTCGAAGAGCAGCTCGGTTTTGGAGATAATTTCGATGAGGATTCTATACAATATGATGTCTTGCTTGAAAAATTAAGGGCTTTGGTAAGTGATAAGAGTGAAGAGATAGCAGCACTCTTACAGAATTTAATACAAAATGATTCTGATTTTAGCGAGAATAAGGATATATAA
- the fliG gene encoding flagellar motor switch protein FliG, with amino-acid sequence MIKLSEEQKMIYDDLSMPEKVAIFLIQLGEDSTTSVFSHMEIDVITEISRYIAMAKNVDRSVATAVLEEFYTLLQSNQYIKSGGLEYAKEILFRTFGPEIANKILEKLTKSMENNQNFAYLAQIKPQQLADFITKEHPQTIALILAHMDSIQAAETLEYFSDELRAEVVIRMANLGDISPSIIKRVSAVLESKLESLTSYKVEVGGPRAVAEVLNRLGQKASKSTITYIEQSDERLAETIKELMFTFDDIQKLSTQAIREILKVADKRDLMVGLKGASEELKQKFLSNMSTRASEAFLEEMGFLGAVRVKDVEEAQRKVVEVVQKLAEQGLVQTGDADEMIE; translated from the coding sequence ATGATAAAGCTTAGCGAAGAACAAAAGATGATTTATGATGATTTATCAATGCCTGAAAAGGTCGCGATATTTCTTATACAGCTAGGCGAGGATTCTACAACTTCTGTTTTCTCTCATATGGAAATTGATGTGATTACAGAAATTTCTCGTTATATTGCTATGGCTAAAAATGTTGACCGTTCCGTAGCCACAGCTGTTTTGGAGGAATTTTATACTCTACTTCAGTCAAATCAATACATCAAAAGTGGTGGTCTTGAGTATGCTAAAGAAATACTTTTCCGCACTTTTGGACCAGAAATCGCTAATAAAATTTTAGAAAAACTAACCAAAAGTATGGAAAATAATCAAAATTTTGCATACTTAGCACAAATCAAACCACAGCAATTAGCCGACTTTATCACCAAAGAACACCCACAAACCATAGCTCTTATTTTAGCGCATATGGATAGTATCCAAGCGGCGGAGACTTTGGAGTATTTTAGTGATGAATTAAGAGCTGAAGTTGTGATAAGAATGGCAAATTTGGGCGATATTTCTCCAAGCATTATCAAAAGGGTTTCTGCTGTGCTTGAAAGCAAACTTGAGAGCCTTACTTCTTATAAAGTTGAAGTTGGAGGACCTAGGGCTGTGGCGGAAGTGCTTAATCGCTTGGGACAAAAAGCTTCTAAATCAACTATTACTTATATCGAGCAAAGTGATGAGCGTTTGGCTGAAACCATTAAAGAATTGATGTTCACTTTCGATGATATACAAAAACTTAGCACTCAGGCTATAAGAGAAATCCTTAAAGTCGCCGATAAACGCGATTTGATGGTTGGCTTAAAAGGTGCAAGTGAAGAATTGAAGCAAAAATTTCTTTCAAATATGTCCACGCGTGCAAGTGAGGCTTTTTTGGAGGAAATGGGCTTTTTGGGTGCTGTTAGGGTGAAAGATGTGGAAGAGGCGCAAAGAAAGGTTGTGGAAGTCGTGCAAAAACTAGCAGAGCAGGGCTTAGTGCAAACAGGCGATGCGGATGAGATGATAGAGTAG
- the fliH gene encoding flagellar assembly protein FliH codes for MVNRSNVISNETSEQHVIEDYRFKVISEFVSEQERAQNEQAHHQEIPTPQAPIQEEKKEELKEEKAEEQGVAFQPSFVEDLLKKTDEMSNNIIKLQMQIESQESEFNNRLASELENAKEKYTKEGLEEARAEFEKELGALKDKYLKSVAKLEEACANLDNFITKNEKELADTAIDIAKEVILKELEEDSTKIAYALAKDLMDELKGASELELKVNAEDFDYLKEQFHQDSRIKVSLDDAISKGSVVILSNAGNIESNLNSRLNKIKKMIHND; via the coding sequence ATGGTTAATCGTAGCAATGTAATTTCAAATGAAACTTCAGAACAACATGTGATTGAGGATTATCGTTTTAAGGTAATTTCTGAGTTTGTTAGCGAACAAGAAAGAGCACAAAACGAACAGGCGCATCATCAAGAAATCCCAACCCCTCAAGCACCCATACAAGAGGAAAAAAAAGAAGAATTAAAAGAGGAAAAGGCAGAAGAGCAGGGAGTAGCTTTTCAGCCGAGTTTCGTGGAAGATTTACTTAAAAAAACAGATGAAATGTCCAATAATATCATTAAGCTTCAAATGCAAATTGAAAGTCAAGAAAGCGAATTTAATAACAGGCTTGCCAGTGAGCTTGAAAATGCTAAAGAAAAATATACAAAAGAAGGTTTAGAGGAAGCAAGAGCCGAATTTGAAAAAGAGCTTGGTGCGCTCAAAGACAAGTATTTAAAAAGTGTCGCTAAACTTGAGGAAGCTTGTGCTAATTTAGATAATTTTATCACTAAAAACGAAAAAGAACTAGCCGATACCGCGATAGACATTGCCAAAGAAGTGATTTTAAAAGAGCTTGAGGAAGATTCTACAAAGATAGCTTACGCTTTAGCTAAGGACTTAATGGATGAGCTCAAGGGTGCTAGTGAGTTAGAATTAAAGGTTAATGCTGAGGATTTTGATTATTTAAAAGAGCAGTTTCATCAAGATAGTCGCATTAAGGTCAGCTTAGACGATGCGATTAGTAAAGGTAGTGTGGTGATTTTAAGCAATGCTGGAAATATAGAATCTAACCTCAATTCCCGTCTTAATAAAATCAAAAAAATGATACACAATGACTAA
- the dxs gene encoding 1-deoxy-D-xylulose-5-phosphate synthase, with protein MTKLTHTNLELQALNEEELKTLAVNLRAKIIEVVSQNGGHLSSNLGVVELSIAMHCVFDNAKDPFIFDVSHQSYAHKLLSGKEEYFHTLRSFGGLSGYTKDEEGDYFVAGHSSTSISLAIGACKAIELKKEERMPVVLIGDGALSAGMAYEALNELGDRKYPCVIILNDNEMSISKPIGAISKYLSQAMATQFYQKFKKHVEKMLDFLPDSATYMAKRFEESFKLITPGLLFEEFGLEYIGPVDGHNISEVISALKQAKMMKKPCIIHAQTIKGKGYAPAEGKHTKWHGVGAFDIRSGESLKKPSSKSSATEIFSQNLLDLAQKYENIVGVTAAMPSGTGLDILIEKYPNRFWDVAIAEQHAVTSMAAMAKEGFKPFIAIYSTFLQRAYDQVIHDCAIMNLNVVFAMDRAGIVGEDGETHQGIFDVSFLSAVPNLTLIAPRDAKMMKECMEYAYFHQGPLAFRYPRGSFILNEEFIPCKIFLAKAQWLVKNSSEVAFLGFGQGVGKAWEVLQNLGEEFANLIDLIFIKPLDEALLKELASKTKIWFVFSENVKIGGVASLLREFLAKYDLGVKIISFEYEDAFITHGNLSKVEASLSLDVKSLSRRVLDII; from the coding sequence ATGACTAAACTTACTCATACGAATTTAGAGTTGCAAGCTTTAAATGAAGAGGAGCTTAAGACTCTTGCTGTAAATTTAAGAGCTAAAATTATAGAGGTTGTGAGTCAAAATGGTGGGCATTTAAGCTCAAATTTGGGTGTCGTTGAGCTTAGTATCGCAATGCATTGTGTGTTTGATAATGCAAAAGACCCATTTATTTTTGATGTTTCTCATCAGTCTTACGCCCATAAGCTTTTAAGTGGAAAAGAGGAATATTTTCATACGCTAAGAAGTTTTGGGGGCTTAAGTGGCTATACGAAAGATGAAGAGGGCGATTATTTTGTTGCTGGACATTCTAGCACTTCCATTTCTTTAGCTATAGGAGCTTGCAAAGCCATAGAGCTTAAAAAAGAGGAGCGTATGCCTGTGGTTTTAATCGGCGATGGGGCTTTAAGTGCGGGTATGGCTTATGAGGCGTTAAATGAGTTGGGCGATAGAAAGTATCCTTGCGTGATTATCTTAAATGATAATGAAATGAGCATAAGTAAGCCCATAGGGGCGATTTCAAAATATCTCTCTCAAGCAATGGCAACGCAGTTTTATCAAAAATTTAAAAAACACGTCGAAAAGATGTTGGATTTTTTACCAGATAGTGCGACTTATATGGCGAAGCGTTTTGAAGAAAGTTTTAAGCTTATCACACCGGGGCTTTTATTTGAGGAATTTGGACTTGAGTATATTGGTCCTGTGGATGGGCATAATATTAGCGAGGTTATCAGCGCTTTAAAACAGGCTAAAATGATGAAAAAACCTTGCATTATCCACGCACAAACCATTAAAGGTAAGGGTTATGCGCCAGCTGAGGGTAAACACACAAAATGGCACGGGGTAGGGGCTTTTGATATCCGTAGCGGAGAAAGTCTTAAAAAACCTAGCTCTAAGTCTAGCGCAACGGAAATTTTTAGTCAAAATTTGCTGGATTTAGCACAAAAATATGAAAATATTGTCGGCGTTACGGCAGCTATGCCTAGTGGCACAGGGCTTGATATTTTGATAGAAAAATATCCTAATCGTTTCTGGGATGTTGCCATCGCTGAGCAACACGCCGTAACTTCTATGGCTGCTATGGCAAAAGAGGGCTTTAAGCCTTTCATTGCGATTTATAGCACTTTTTTGCAAAGAGCTTATGACCAAGTAATTCACGATTGTGCGATTATGAATTTAAATGTTGTTTTTGCTATGGATAGAGCTGGGATTGTGGGTGAGGACGGAGAGACACATCAGGGAATTTTTGATGTGAGTTTTTTGAGTGCTGTGCCAAATTTAACCCTTATAGCCCCACGAGATGCTAAAATGATGAAAGAGTGTATGGAGTATGCCTATTTTCATCAAGGTCCCTTAGCTTTTCGTTACCCTCGCGGTAGCTTTATTTTAAATGAGGAATTTATTCCTTGTAAAATTTTTTTAGCTAAGGCGCAGTGGTTGGTTAAAAATTCAAGCGAAGTGGCATTTTTAGGTTTTGGACAAGGTGTAGGTAAGGCGTGGGAGGTTTTGCAAAATTTGGGAGAGGAGTTTGCAAATTTGATTGATTTAATTTTTATAAAACCTTTAGATGAAGCTTTGTTAAAAGAGTTGGCAAGTAAGACTAAAATTTGGTTTGTTTTTAGTGAAAATGTTAAGATTGGCGGGGTGGCGAGTTTGCTTAGGGAATTTTTGGCTAAGTATGATTTGGGGGTAAAAATTATCAGTTTTGAATATGAGGACGCATTTATTACGCACGGAAATTTGAGTAAAGTTGAAGCAAGTTTGAGTTTAGATGTGAAAAGTTTGAGTCGCAGGGTGCTTGATATTATTTGA
- the perR gene encoding peroxide-responsive transcriptional repressor PerR: MELLQMLKKYDLKATPQRLCVLKILKRHEHPNIDELYAEIKREYPSISLATVYKNINTLQQQGLVVEINVANQKSCYDIYEKEHMHIICTSCGNIEDKDFDEIEMNEYQENLEKKISNLIEHLSVCAYVKACKKCQKH, from the coding sequence ATGGAACTATTACAAATGCTTAAGAAATATGACCTAAAAGCTACTCCGCAAAGACTTTGTGTTTTAAAAATTTTAAAAAGACACGAGCATCCAAATATTGACGAGCTTTATGCTGAGATAAAGCGAGAATACCCCTCCATTTCCTTAGCTACAGTGTATAAAAATATCAATACGCTTCAACAGCAAGGGTTAGTTGTTGAAATCAATGTTGCTAATCAAAAATCGTGCTATGACATTTACGAAAAAGAACATATGCATATCATATGCACTAGTTGTGGAAACATCGAAGATAAAGATTTTGATGAGATAGAAATGAATGAATATCAAGAAAATCTTGAAAAGAAAATCTCAAATTTGATTGAACATTTATCCGTTTGTGCCTATGTTAAAGCTTGCAAAAAATGTCAAAAGCATTAA
- the ubiE gene encoding bifunctional demethylmenaquinone methyltransferase/2-methoxy-6-polyprenyl-1,4-benzoquinol methylase UbiE, which produces MQKQEKIIEMFNQIAPTYDKANRILSFGVDVSWRKKACKRVLELCENDDLNIIDVACGTGDMIEIWQESVKKSGKKLHLIQGIDPSSAMLKEAKKKFTNVKFIEAGAQDLPLESKSVDILSISYGIRNVVERQRALGEFARVLKNGGILLVLEFTKRERGGIVAFFRDFYLKNVLPSLGGLISKNKEAYTYLPNSIETFLSQEEFGTELESVGFENIDFKSFSFGVSSMFIARKNDG; this is translated from the coding sequence ATGCAAAAGCAAGAAAAAATTATAGAAATGTTTAATCAAATCGCCCCAACCTATGATAAAGCAAACAGAATTTTGAGTTTTGGTGTAGATGTAAGTTGGCGTAAGAAAGCTTGTAAGAGGGTTTTGGAGCTTTGTGAAAATGATGATTTAAATATCATAGATGTGGCTTGTGGCACGGGCGATATGATAGAAATTTGGCAAGAAAGCGTTAAAAAATCAGGCAAAAAACTTCATCTTATTCAGGGCATAGACCCAAGCTCTGCGATGCTAAAAGAGGCGAAAAAAAAATTTACCAATGTAAAGTTTATCGAGGCTGGGGCGCAAGATTTGCCGTTAGAAAGTAAGAGCGTGGATATTTTAAGTATAAGCTATGGAATTCGTAATGTGGTAGAAAGGCAAAGGGCTTTGGGTGAATTTGCGCGCGTTTTAAAAAATGGTGGAATTTTATTAGTATTAGAATTTACAAAAAGAGAGCGTGGGGGCATTGTGGCGTTTTTTAGAGATTTCTATCTTAAAAATGTTTTGCCAAGTTTGGGGGGGCTAATTAGTAAAAATAAAGAAGCTTACACCTATCTTCCAAATTCTATTGAGACTTTTTTAAGTCAAGAGGAATTTGGCACAGAGCTTGAGAGTGTGGGGTTTGAAAACATTGATTTTAAAAGCTTTAGTTTTGGGGTGAGTTCTATGTTTATAGCGAGAAAAAAT